Proteins found in one Gammaproteobacteria bacterium genomic segment:
- a CDS encoding phosphoribosylanthranilate isomerase, whose translation MARTRIKFCGITRPEDLDVAQDLGIDAVGLVFCPTSPRSIDVQHACTLIDRCGPFITSVGLFMNQDAGTINSLLGEIQLDMLQFHGDEPEQFCASFGLPYLKSVAMGGDHQAMSELDYPSASALLLDSNEVGQPGGSGKQFNWENIPTIQKPIILAGGLSSENVAAAIKQVRPYAVDVSSGIESAKGIKDINKMNDFVSSVREADER comes from the coding sequence ATGGCGCGCACACGTATTAAATTTTGTGGAATTACTCGGCCTGAAGATCTGGATGTGGCTCAAGATTTGGGTATTGATGCAGTCGGCTTGGTGTTTTGCCCTACTAGCCCACGTTCTATAGATGTACAACACGCATGTACGTTAATTGATCGCTGTGGGCCATTTATTACTAGTGTAGGGTTATTCATGAATCAAGATGCGGGTACAATTAACTCGTTATTGGGCGAAATCCAACTAGATATGCTCCAGTTTCACGGAGATGAGCCAGAGCAGTTCTGCGCTTCGTTTGGTTTGCCTTACTTAAAGAGTGTAGCTATGGGTGGCGATCATCAGGCAATGTCTGAGCTGGACTACCCTTCCGCCTCAGCTTTATTGCTTGATAGTAATGAAGTAGGGCAGCCGGGCGGTTCTGGTAAGCAGTTTAATTGGGAAAATATCCCAACAATACAAAAGCCAATAATTCTTGCTGGTGGCCTAAGCTCTGAAAATGTGGCTGCCGCGATTAAGCAAGTTCGCCCATATGCTGTTGATGTCAGTAGTGGAATTGAATCAGCCAAAGGAATAAAAGATATTAATAAAATGAATGATTTTGTCAGTTCAGTGCGAGAAGCAGATGAACGTTAA
- the truA gene encoding tRNA pseudouridine(38-40) synthase TruA, which yields MRFAGIVEYDGSDFCGWQRQLHVPSVQETVERAISLVANHEVGIACAGRTDTGVHALGQVMHFDTNANRDLRSWLLGINANLPPSVVLRSIKPMPEDFHARFSALSRTYRYIIANEKVRSALLAKRAVWERLPLQADLMQEGANYLVGEHDFTSFRALSCQAKSPIREISNFRIHREGALIIMDVTANGFLHHMVRNLAGVLMSIGKNENSPQWAQRVLMKKDRACGGVTAPAQGLYFMSVLYEQKYQL from the coding sequence ATGAGATTTGCAGGTATCGTTGAGTACGATGGTAGTGATTTTTGTGGCTGGCAGCGACAGTTGCATGTGCCATCAGTGCAAGAAACTGTTGAGCGAGCAATCAGCCTAGTCGCTAACCATGAGGTGGGAATAGCTTGTGCAGGCCGTACAGATACCGGTGTGCATGCGCTTGGACAGGTAATGCATTTTGACACTAATGCTAACAGAGATTTGCGTTCCTGGTTGTTAGGAATAAATGCAAATTTACCACCCAGTGTGGTGTTAAGGTCAATTAAACCTATGCCTGAAGATTTTCATGCACGCTTTTCTGCACTTTCACGTACTTATCGTTATATTATAGCAAATGAAAAAGTGCGCTCCGCATTGCTTGCTAAGAGAGCAGTGTGGGAAAGATTGCCTCTGCAGGCAGATCTAATGCAAGAGGGTGCTAACTACCTTGTTGGGGAGCATGATTTTACAAGCTTTCGAGCATTATCTTGCCAAGCGAAAAGTCCAATACGAGAAATCTCAAATTTTCGTATTCATCGAGAAGGGGCATTAATTATTATGGATGTGACAGCTAATGGATTCCTGCATCATATGGTACGAAATTTAGCAGGCGTGCTGATGAGTATTGGTAAGAATGAAAATTCTCCACAGTGGGCGCAGCGAGTATTAATGAAAAAGGATCGTGCTTGTGGTGGGGTAACGGCACCTGCCCAGGGTTTGTATTTTATGTCTGTATTGTATGAGCAAAAATATCAGCTATGA